The nucleotide window GATCATCGTCGACGCGTACGCCTTCTCCTGCGCCGTCAACTGGCGGCCCTCGTCCTGCGCCTGGAGCAGCAGGGCCGCCAGGATGTCCGCCTTCACGATGCTCGCGGTGTCGAACTGCCCGTCCCCGTACCCCGCCGAGTCCCCGGACTCCACGTCCAGCACGGCCACCGACACCGCGGCCCCGTCCTCGACCGTCACCTCCGCCATGGCCGCCGCGAGCAACTCGTCGTGATCCACAGCGGGCGCCGTCACAGATTCCACCGAAGCCTCCTCAGCGCCCCCGTCCGCACCCGGCGAGGCCGATACCGACGATGACGCCGACGACGATACGGCGGTACCGCCGCCGTGGGCCCGGGCCTTCACGTACGCGGTGCCGCCGGCCGTCGCACCCACGACGGCGAGGCAGGCGAGCGCGACGTACAGCAGAGGGCGACGCGCGGACGAACGGGCGCCGCGACGGGCTCGACGGTCTCGGCGGGCTCTGTGAGGAGGCATGCGGCGATGCTTCAGCCCGGCGCTGTGCGATGGGTTAGGCCTTTGTTAGATGCTTGTCAGGGGAAGCTGAGAAAACCGTGAGTGACGTGACCCTCACGTTTCCGGCCCCGCACAAGCGCAGCTGACTTCCCCCGATAGGGTCGCGACCGTGGCGAACAAGAACATTCCCGACCCCGGCTTCTCCGACGACGACGGCTCCGCCGACCCCGGCCTGAGCGCGGCCCTCGCCGCCTGGGCCGAGGACCGCACCGCCGTGGGACCCGTCCTGGAGGCGCTCAAGGGCGCCCGGCTGCTCGTCCCCGTCGTGGCCGTGCTCGGCGAGGTCGAGGAGGACGAGAACGGGCTGCGCCGCGAGAAGACCAGCGACATGGCCGTCCCCACCCTGAAGGCCGGTGGCCGCACCGCACTGCCCGCCTTCACGTCCACCGACTCACTCGCCCGCTGGGACCCCGCCGCCCGACCCGTCGCCGTACCCCTGCACCAGGCGCTGCAGGCCGCCGCGCACGAGAAGGCCGACACGATCGTGCTCGACCTCGCCGGACCGGTGCCGTTCGAGCTGACCGGCCCCGCGCTGCTCGCCCTCGCCGAGGGACGCACCACCACCGATCCGCTGGCCGACCCGGCCGTCGTCGAGGCGGTACGGGGTGCCGTGGCGGCCGAGCCCGCCGTGCTCCGGGCCCACCTCGGCCCGGGACAGGCGGACGGCACCCTCGCCCTCGTCCTGGAGCCCTCGGCGGCCCCGGCCGAGGCCGCGCGCGCGGTCGCCGAGCGCCTCGCGGCCGACGAGACACTGAGGGCCCGCCTGGTCCGCGGCCTCGACCTGGCACTGCTGCCGGCCGGAGCCACGCCACCCGGCGAGCCCTTGTACGTACGAAGCTGAAAGCCTGCGCCCTGCGCCCTGCGCCCTGAGGCCAGAGCCCTGGCACTCGGCCCTAGCCGTAGACCGGCCCGGTGTACTTCTCGCCCGGGCCCTGGCCCGGCTCGTCCGGGACGAGGGACGCCTCGCGGAACGCCAGCTGCAGCGACTTCAGGCCGTCGCGCAGCGGGGCCGCGTGGAAGGAGCTGATCTCGGTCGTGGACGCGTCGAGCAGACCGGCGAGGGCGGTGACCAGCTTGCGGGCCTCGTCCAGGTCCTTGTACTTGTCGCCCTCCTCGGTCAGACCGAGCTTCACCGCTGCGGCGCTCATCAGGTTGACGGCGACCGTCACGATCACCTCGACCGCGGGGACCTCGGCGATGTCACGGGTCATCGAGTCGAAGTCGGGGGACTCAGGAGGGGTCTCACTCATGCCCACACGATAGGCCCCGGCTTCCTTT belongs to Streptomyces graminofaciens and includes:
- a CDS encoding SseB family protein, giving the protein MANKNIPDPGFSDDDGSADPGLSAALAAWAEDRTAVGPVLEALKGARLLVPVVAVLGEVEEDENGLRREKTSDMAVPTLKAGGRTALPAFTSTDSLARWDPAARPVAVPLHQALQAAAHEKADTIVLDLAGPVPFELTGPALLALAEGRTTTDPLADPAVVEAVRGAVAAEPAVLRAHLGPGQADGTLALVLEPSAAPAEAARAVAERLAADETLRARLVRGLDLALLPAGATPPGEPLYVRS
- a CDS encoding DUF1844 domain-containing protein, producing the protein MSETPPESPDFDSMTRDIAEVPAVEVIVTVAVNLMSAAAVKLGLTEEGDKYKDLDEARKLVTALAGLLDASTTEISSFHAAPLRDGLKSLQLAFREASLVPDEPGQGPGEKYTGPVYG